A window of Lacibacter sediminis contains these coding sequences:
- a CDS encoding homoserine dehydrogenase: MSSDKQLVIGLFGFGVVGEGLYKVLQQTPSLNARIKKVCIKNPNKKRNAPDELFTTDRDVLLNDPEINVIVEVINESEPAFYIVSTALKSGKEVVSASKKMIAEHLPELLKLQTETGISFLYEASACASIPVIRNLEEYYDNDLLHGIRGIVNGSTNYILTKMFEEKLDFKQALLQAQQLGFAEADPTLDVDGWDAVNKWVILLLHAYGIVSHPDDVLFTGIQNIQGSDASVGREKNLEIRLVGQAKKLQNGKVAAFVLPQFVKHDDHLSFVKNEYNGAVVESSFSDKQFFYGKGAGSFPTASAVLSDISALRYDYKYEYKKLYYHQPNELTNDYYLKVYLSFDDWNYIPKDKFEWIEEWHAESDRKYLVGVLHATELKENNWWRENGTSLILSPEPIIEDVEVRKLKKKSLELAGLNFN; the protein is encoded by the coding sequence ATGTCATCAGATAAACAATTGGTCATCGGACTGTTTGGATTTGGGGTAGTAGGAGAAGGTTTGTACAAAGTATTACAGCAAACACCATCATTGAATGCACGCATTAAAAAAGTGTGTATCAAGAATCCGAATAAAAAACGCAATGCTCCCGACGAGCTATTTACAACAGATAGAGATGTATTACTCAACGATCCTGAAATTAATGTGATCGTAGAAGTGATCAACGAAAGTGAACCGGCTTTTTACATTGTATCAACTGCATTAAAGAGTGGAAAAGAAGTGGTGAGTGCCAGCAAGAAAATGATCGCTGAGCATTTACCTGAGTTATTAAAACTGCAAACTGAAACGGGTATCTCATTTTTATATGAAGCTTCGGCATGTGCATCGATTCCTGTTATCCGAAACCTGGAAGAGTATTATGATAATGATCTTTTGCATGGCATTCGTGGTATTGTAAACGGTAGCACCAATTATATCCTCACAAAAATGTTTGAAGAGAAACTCGATTTCAAACAAGCGTTGTTACAGGCACAGCAATTAGGTTTTGCAGAAGCTGATCCAACTTTGGATGTGGATGGCTGGGATGCAGTTAATAAATGGGTGATCCTGTTGTTGCATGCATACGGTATTGTTTCTCATCCGGATGATGTATTGTTCACCGGTATTCAAAATATTCAAGGTTCTGATGCGTCTGTTGGCCGTGAGAAAAATTTAGAGATTCGTTTGGTGGGACAGGCAAAGAAATTACAGAATGGTAAAGTCGCAGCCTTTGTATTACCGCAGTTTGTAAAGCATGATGATCATTTGAGTTTTGTAAAGAACGAATACAATGGAGCAGTAGTAGAAAGCTCTTTTTCTGATAAACAATTCTTCTATGGAAAAGGTGCAGGTTCGTTCCCAACTGCATCTGCGGTGTTGAGCGATATCTCTGCCTTGCGTTACGATTATAAATACGAGTATAAGAAACTGTATTACCATCAGCCAAACGAACTTACCAACGATTACTATCTGAAAGTATACCTCAGTTTCGATGATTGGAATTATATTCCTAAAGATAAGTTTGAGTGGATCGAAGAATGGCATGCTGAAAGCGATCGTAAATATTTAGTCGGCGTGTTGCATGCAACAGAATTAAAAGAAAATAACTGGTGGAGAGAAAACGGTACATCACTCATTCTTTCTCCCGAACCGATCATTGAAGATGTTGAGGTTCGTAAGTTGAAAAAAAAGAGTCTTGAATTAGCAGGCTTAAACTTTAATTGA
- a CDS encoding phosphoadenylyl-sulfate reductase, with amino-acid sequence MSLQQQITELESLLKDKNPAPALQLLSERFEGNIVFSTSFGLEDQAISHLIFSEKLPIDVFTLDTGRMFTETYSTWRSTLEAYNQPIHAYYPNAEKLQSFVTEKGPNSFYESTDNRKECCGIRKVEPLKRALKGKQLWITGLRAEQSPDRQSTSQLEWDEGNQIIKFHPILHWTWDELNLFIRENHVPYNSLHDKGFVSIGCAPCTRAIRPGEDFRAGRWWWEDKSNKECGLHVHTDVSQTSNS; translated from the coding sequence ATGAGTTTACAACAACAAATAACTGAACTGGAAAGTCTGCTGAAGGATAAAAATCCTGCACCAGCTTTGCAGTTGTTAAGCGAACGTTTTGAAGGCAATATCGTTTTTTCAACCAGCTTTGGTTTGGAAGATCAAGCCATCAGTCATTTGATCTTTTCCGAAAAATTGCCCATTGATGTGTTTACGCTTGACACCGGTCGTATGTTCACAGAAACATACAGCACCTGGCGCTCAACATTGGAAGCCTACAATCAACCAATTCATGCCTATTATCCCAATGCAGAAAAATTGCAGTCTTTTGTAACGGAAAAAGGGCCGAATTCTTTTTACGAATCAACTGATAACAGAAAAGAATGTTGCGGTATTCGTAAAGTGGAACCATTGAAGCGTGCATTAAAGGGCAAACAGCTTTGGATAACAGGTTTAAGGGCCGAACAAAGCCCTGATCGTCAATCAACCTCTCAACTTGAGTGGGACGAAGGCAACCAGATCATCAAGTTTCATCCAATACTTCATTGGACATGGGATGAGTTGAATCTCTTCATCCGTGAAAATCATGTTCCCTACAATTCTTTACACGATAAAGGCTTTGTAAGCATTGGTTGCGCTCCCTGTACAAGAGCCATCCGCCCCGGCGAAGATTTCCGTGCCGGCCGCTGGTGGTGGGAGGATAAAAGCAACAAGGAATGCGGGTTGCACGTACATACAGATGTAAGCCAAACGTCAAATTCCTGA
- the cysD gene encoding sulfate adenylyltransferase subunit CysD: MSQYHLNYLEQLEAESIQIFREVAAQFEKPALLFSGGKDSIVMVHLAKKAFAPGKIPFPLVHIDTGHNFPEALEFRDWLASQVGATLVVRKVEDTIKQRSLTEPKGKFPSRNWLQTYTLLDTIEEFAFDACIGGARRDEEKARAKERIFSVRDEFGQWNPKLQRPELWNIYNGRIHKGENVRVFPISNWTELDIWNYIRSEKIDLPSIYFAHDREVIEHEGQLVAMSEHVQTTAEDKIITKRVRYRTVGDMTCTAAVESTASNLDEVIEEIIATRISERGETRIDDKVTEAAMEDRKKNGYF; the protein is encoded by the coding sequence ATGAGTCAATATCATTTAAATTATTTAGAGCAATTGGAAGCGGAGAGCATTCAGATCTTCCGTGAGGTGGCGGCACAGTTTGAAAAACCGGCCCTTTTATTCAGCGGTGGAAAAGATTCTATCGTGATGGTTCATTTGGCAAAGAAGGCGTTTGCTCCCGGCAAGATTCCTTTCCCTTTAGTGCATATTGATACGGGACATAATTTCCCTGAAGCGTTGGAGTTCCGTGATTGGTTAGCGAGCCAGGTTGGCGCTACATTGGTAGTGCGTAAAGTGGAAGATACCATTAAGCAACGCAGCTTAACTGAGCCAAAAGGAAAATTCCCCAGCCGTAACTGGTTACAAACTTATACGTTGCTCGATACCATTGAAGAGTTTGCATTTGATGCATGTATTGGTGGCGCCCGCAGAGATGAAGAAAAGGCCCGTGCAAAAGAGCGCATTTTTTCTGTGCGTGATGAGTTTGGTCAATGGAACCCCAAACTGCAACGTCCTGAATTGTGGAATATCTACAACGGTCGTATTCACAAAGGTGAAAACGTTCGTGTATTCCCGATCAGTAACTGGACAGAGTTAGATATCTGGAATTATATCCGCAGTGAAAAGATTGATCTGCCTTCTATTTATTTCGCACACGACCGTGAAGTGATTGAACATGAAGGACAATTGGTAGCGATGAGTGAGCATGTGCAAACAACTGCTGAAGATAAGATCATCACCAAGCGTGTGCGTTATCGTACTGTTGGTGATATGACCTGTACGGCAGCTGTTGAATCAACTGCTTCAAACTTAGATGAAGTAATTGAAGAGATCATTGCAACACGCATCAGCGAACGTGGTGAAACACGTATCGATGATAAGGTTACCGAAGCTGCAATGGAAGACAGGAAAAAGAATGGATATTTCTAA